The DNA segment ATGTGGTGGAATGCCTCAAGTCGCAGCATCTGGACGCAGAGCTTCTGGACATGGAAAAAAAGTACGGCCTGCCCTGGGGGCGGCTTTATCTGGCATGCGCGGACGGAAAGGCTGCCGGGTGTGCGGCGATTGCGCGGCTTGATGGGGAGATCTGCGAGCTGAAGCGGCTCTATGTGCGGCCGGAGTACCGGGGACGGCACATCGGAAATGCGCTGATGGAGCAGGCCATAAGCGATGCGAGAGATATCGGCTACCGGTATATGCGTCTGGACACGTTCCCGTTCATGGAGGCGGCCGTCCGGATGTATGAGCGGCGAGGGTTTCTGCCCATTGAACGCTACAATGACAATCCGGCTGCGGAAGCAGTCTTTATGGAGCTTGCCCTTTTCTGACGGCAGGGACGCTGCCTGCGTTTCCTGCCTCACGATTTGAGAAATCTTATTGACAAAAATTTCATAATAAGGTATTCTCTTATCAGCCGGTGCAATCCGGGAAAAAAGAAGAGGACTCCTGCGGGGACATGCCGCAGGTCAGAACCAGAATAAGGGAGTAGTCGGCGCATGGCGCAGCGCAGCCAACATACTGGAATTGATCCTGGCTCCGCTTTAAATGATGAGACTTATCTGTCATGGGACAGGTGGGTTTCTTTTTTTTGTCTCATTTCAGAAGCTCCCGCGCATAGGTTTTGAGGGAAGAAGGAGGATACATATGAGTCTGACAGAGTTATTTATCATTGCCGTGGGGCTTTCCATGGACGCGTTTGCCGTGTCTGTCTGTAAGGGGCTTTCGGTGCAGAAGATGAAAATCAGCCATGCACTGACCTGCGGCCTGTACTTCGGCGGGTTCCAGGCGCTGATGCCGGCCATCGGCTACCTGTTGGGAAGCCAGTTTGAAAGCATGATTACCCACATCGACCACTGGATTGCCTTTATCCTTTTGGGCGTCATCGGCTTCAACATGGTGAAGGAGTCCAGGGAGACGGATGAAGAGAAGTTAGACGCCGGTTTTGGAGTCTGTTCCATGCTGCCGCTTGCCGTTGCCACCAGCATCGACGCATTGGCTGTTGGCGTGACCTTTGCATTTCTCAAGGTGGACATCGTATGGGCCGTTCTGTTCATCGGCGTCGTGACCTTCGCCCTGTCCTCCGTCGGCGTGCGTGTCGGCCATGTTTTCGGAGTCAAGTATAAGTCGCGGGCCGAGCTTGCCGGCGGCGTGATCCTGATACTCATGGGTACGAAGATTCTTCTGGAGCATCTGGGGCTTCTCGCGTTCTAGGCTTTTAGCGGCCTGTTTCGCGGTGCCATGGCGGACGCCTGGCCGGGAGAGTATCCGGGTAAGACGGCGTCCCGCCTGCCTTTCGCCTCGCCAAAAAGGGCTTGAAGACGGCCCGCAGATACGGTATGATGGAGAGAAGAAACGACAGGAGGAATTACATGAATCAGGAATTGGAAAAGATTTACGCGAGTGTGGAAAAAAAGATCAGCTTCCGCCCGGAGGCTGCGCTGATTTTAGGCTCCGGTCTGGGGAATTTTGCCGAGAAGGTTCAGATTGTTGAAACGCTGGACTATAAGGATATCGAGGGATTCCCGGTCTCCACGGTGCCGGGCCATAAGGGACGGTTCCTGTTTGGATATGTGGAGGACGTGCCGATGGTGATTATGCAGGGCCGCGTCCATTATTATGAGGGCTATTCCATGAAGGAGGTCACGCTCCCGATCCGCCTCATGAAGCTGATGGGGGCGAAGGTTCTGTTCTTGACGAACGCGTCCGGCGGCATCAATACGGAGTACCATGCCGGTGATTTCATGCTGATGGAAGATCATATCAGCAGTTTCATCCCGTCGCCGCTCATCGGGCCAAACGACGAGGACATGGGGCCACGGTTCCCGGATATGAGCGATGTGTACAAAAAGGAGATCCGTGAGATTATCCGCCGCGTCGCCAAAGAAGAGGACATTCCGCTTCAAGAGGGCGTTTACGTCCAGTTTACGGGCCCGGCCTACGAGACGCCTGCGGAAATCCGCATGGCAAGGCTTCTAGGCGCCGACGCCGTCGGGATGAGCACGGTCTGCGAGGCCATCGTGGCCAACCATATGGGCATGGCAGTCTGCGGGATTTCCTGCATCACCAACATGGCAAGCGGGATCCTGCCGCAGCCGTTGAGCCATACGGAGGTACAGGAGACGGCCGACAGGGTGGCGCCGTTATTTGAGCGGCTGGTATCGAAATCGCTGGCGGCGATTTATCATGAATATATGATGAAATAAGAGAAAAGTTGAGGGTGCAGCGAAAAGCCGCACCCTTTTTACATGTTTGGAAGCGTTATGACCCCGGCTTTCAGAAGCGCCGCATCTTCTTCGCTGTGGGAGGAAAAGACAAGCGTCCTGCCGCCAAGAAATTCCAGAACCATGGCGGCGGCCGTCTGTTTCGTTCCGGCATCCAGTCCCGTGAACGGCTCGTCCATG comes from the Eubacteriaceae bacterium Marseille-Q4139 genome and includes:
- a CDS encoding purine-nucleoside phosphorylase, producing the protein MNQELEKIYASVEKKISFRPEAALILGSGLGNFAEKVQIVETLDYKDIEGFPVSTVPGHKGRFLFGYVEDVPMVIMQGRVHYYEGYSMKEVTLPIRLMKLMGAKVLFLTNASGGINTEYHAGDFMLMEDHISSFIPSPLIGPNDEDMGPRFPDMSDVYKKEIREIIRRVAKEEDIPLQEGVYVQFTGPAYETPAEIRMARLLGADAVGMSTVCEAIVANHMGMAVCGISCITNMASGILPQPLSHTEVQETADRVAPLFERLVSKSLAAIYHEYMMK
- a CDS encoding manganese efflux pump produces the protein MSLTELFIIAVGLSMDAFAVSVCKGLSVQKMKISHALTCGLYFGGFQALMPAIGYLLGSQFESMITHIDHWIAFILLGVIGFNMVKESRETDEEKLDAGFGVCSMLPLAVATSIDALAVGVTFAFLKVDIVWAVLFIGVVTFALSSVGVRVGHVFGVKYKSRAELAGGVILILMGTKILLEHLGLLAF
- a CDS encoding GNAT family N-acetyltransferase, which produces MVEIIPGYGRMDEVLALVKEYTDMIAGQGGDVVECLKSQHLDAELLDMEKKYGLPWGRLYLACADGKAAGCAAIARLDGEICELKRLYVRPEYRGRHIGNALMEQAISDARDIGYRYMRLDTFPFMEAAVRMYERRGFLPIERYNDNPAAEAVFMELALF